One segment of Rhodopirellula baltica SH 1 DNA contains the following:
- a CDS encoding carboxypeptidase-like regulatory domain-containing protein produces MSKTNNSPHVKESRLRDWRNQPTSSGSRTRIKVALTMVLASLLGIFVVSVWRPLESPRLLIQSIGPVPPKKPQPAPVVPAQAVALASLDALAQFGQAMPTARVTPTRSLSAANQFTQPDFSEGTRLVHLAGTTLVVDGHAILLSLNSESTLQTSPLDVSEFLRNLSKTQTPVIVLIDAIESVGDSIGRLPEMNAWQFAQCLDREVSALSHSNVLVVAHHSQINHDLIDPAQHVTPLTRAAMNGLEVPADINADGVISVAEWLDVVSPERPDGDDQAVPHSFSSIPRGQWKRYLLAPVQPAPDPEVDTTPAASAQAIATPSTTVDHPTADSEQVKHHTIDVTAPTLAVAIQMHADGIHTNRSDQCSELFDGLQTLLNADATEAAAKTWMDSPIPSSATWDEVVWARSVLQQNAPWALKQSLIRCRVLANQVAMNPTVRTWFEPELAETQWVRLDAERSLLSPVRSDYLAHVHDQTEKAIRTFTRLKNDAVAIDRASELRDEVIDHLNAFVAMPIRAKSLMDDSVCQLLLETISLQRWLDTANSDSMHQGDAMIQSIEHRLSGLLAELQSQQDQSSSTIQTVAVSRSSEGFVESTRTRIQRSTLAAQLELAGTESKPGTLDRLQQAAQTASQTLLNASTSEDEMVTAVDRYKELVRALKSDIQSPAKQGMVTTDLDAVMQRWSQILPTLVADTFACAVDATQDERERYAISNSRYQRLAAWAGLPALPRVESNTNVDVTVQGSLAMSDRVVLDIAVQSPSQSMGSGILEIETDGGWLQIDTLADSAITPVQRVSGATDYRSIVTQRATSTSTASEKLGLPAKQTTASIEIRRASQTGNVKTPEKSAINLRWITQNNIFRTSVPLELPLSDFATARSSAGNSWVMHANRDLFAPLWIQPTDSSSQFVQVRLLGWSAPGRTCPPTMKSAQAQRWLATQTPPTELAIQPKLATTLGQWTKVMFPAAKLEPDAPPVAVASLWCEVTDTENDRVQWIDLSPRVYRPDSLIQPVVAYDHNARKVDVSISALAGVDGSTHVRIELVDLLTHQTVAHGEQMIAPDSRVTKSFSSAACNGHPIGVRVLSDQWPSAFVFQLAGNRSEQLLTPTDDHAAVIIGAPLLPDAPPSRDVPPVIVSKDAETVSADVWVDLSDKLFHYSNDVVTLGLDLNGDRYLQNEPTVSVTTPAAIEFTWAGVDPLGQPGLQSHVRPHQLSVPVGVVRNQRAPLIASLQRGEQLIWSNPITAVFDTLPPKLKDVQIRSPLPAILGGPVEVRVTVDDAGLSEAASIQAAWATAGQQEFTPDVKPVPGQRLGDGSWVVILPTDKLASGTHTLLMQATDAAQNPGLIKTLAIELLTEAELQARREAEVTVLQGKIAYVTVPVAGMKVALKALPKEKPDNPDEKSVEQPSQASNLPQEALTDASGHFVFPAVKAGQYELTLEGLYRGDRYRKSVEVAVKPPQPTDLPTIRID; encoded by the coding sequence ATGAGCAAAACCAACAACAGCCCGCATGTCAAAGAATCACGACTGCGAGATTGGCGAAACCAGCCGACCTCATCGGGATCGCGGACGCGCATCAAGGTTGCGCTGACCATGGTGCTCGCTTCCTTGCTTGGGATTTTTGTGGTCTCCGTTTGGCGTCCCCTTGAATCACCTCGGTTGTTGATTCAATCAATCGGGCCGGTGCCGCCCAAAAAGCCCCAACCTGCTCCGGTGGTTCCGGCCCAGGCGGTTGCTCTTGCATCGCTGGATGCACTCGCGCAGTTCGGTCAGGCAATGCCGACGGCCCGCGTGACTCCAACACGATCACTCTCAGCCGCAAACCAATTCACGCAACCAGACTTCTCCGAAGGCACACGGCTCGTTCACCTTGCCGGTACCACGCTGGTGGTCGACGGCCATGCCATTTTGTTGTCGTTGAATTCAGAGTCGACGTTACAAACATCGCCACTGGACGTTTCCGAGTTCCTTCGAAACCTTAGCAAAACTCAAACCCCGGTGATCGTGTTGATCGACGCGATCGAAAGCGTCGGCGATTCGATCGGACGCTTGCCCGAGATGAACGCGTGGCAGTTCGCTCAGTGCCTCGATCGCGAGGTCTCGGCACTGAGCCATTCGAATGTTTTGGTCGTCGCGCATCACAGCCAAATCAATCATGACCTGATCGATCCAGCCCAACACGTCACGCCGCTCACACGAGCCGCGATGAACGGCTTGGAAGTACCCGCAGACATCAACGCCGACGGTGTCATCTCGGTGGCCGAATGGTTGGATGTGGTCAGCCCCGAACGTCCCGACGGTGACGACCAAGCAGTGCCGCATTCCTTTTCCAGCATCCCGCGAGGACAGTGGAAACGTTATCTGTTGGCACCGGTTCAACCCGCTCCGGATCCGGAAGTCGACACCACACCCGCGGCGTCTGCCCAAGCGATTGCGACGCCATCGACAACTGTCGACCACCCCACTGCCGACTCGGAACAAGTCAAGCATCACACGATCGATGTGACCGCACCCACGCTGGCGGTGGCGATTCAAATGCATGCCGATGGCATTCATACCAATCGCAGCGATCAGTGCAGCGAATTGTTTGACGGACTGCAAACGCTGCTCAACGCGGATGCCACCGAAGCCGCCGCGAAGACTTGGATGGACTCGCCCATTCCGTCCAGTGCGACGTGGGACGAAGTGGTGTGGGCCAGATCCGTGCTGCAGCAAAACGCACCTTGGGCACTCAAGCAATCACTGATCAGGTGCCGTGTCCTCGCCAACCAAGTCGCGATGAACCCGACGGTTCGCACATGGTTTGAACCCGAGTTGGCAGAAACACAATGGGTGCGACTGGATGCCGAACGGAGTCTGCTCAGCCCGGTGCGATCTGACTATCTGGCTCATGTGCATGACCAGACCGAGAAAGCGATTCGCACATTCACGAGACTGAAAAACGACGCGGTGGCGATCGATCGAGCCAGTGAATTACGAGATGAAGTCATCGATCACTTGAACGCATTCGTGGCGATGCCCATTCGAGCCAAATCACTGATGGATGATTCGGTTTGCCAGTTGCTGTTGGAAACGATCTCACTGCAACGATGGCTGGACACTGCCAACAGCGATTCGATGCATCAGGGCGACGCGATGATCCAGTCCATCGAACATCGCTTGTCTGGTTTGCTTGCTGAACTTCAATCGCAACAGGACCAGTCATCGTCGACCATCCAAACGGTCGCCGTTTCGCGATCCAGCGAAGGATTTGTCGAAAGCACGCGAACGCGAATTCAACGTTCGACCTTGGCCGCCCAACTCGAACTAGCTGGGACGGAAAGCAAACCGGGCACCCTGGATCGGTTGCAACAAGCCGCCCAAACCGCAAGCCAAACGCTGCTGAACGCATCCACATCCGAAGACGAAATGGTCACCGCCGTCGACCGTTACAAAGAACTCGTGCGGGCACTGAAATCGGACATCCAATCACCAGCCAAGCAAGGCATGGTGACAACAGACTTGGATGCGGTGATGCAGCGTTGGTCGCAGATTTTGCCCACGCTTGTCGCGGACACGTTTGCCTGTGCCGTGGATGCAACCCAAGACGAACGGGAACGCTACGCGATCTCAAACAGCCGCTACCAACGCCTCGCCGCTTGGGCTGGGTTGCCCGCACTTCCCCGAGTCGAATCCAACACCAATGTTGACGTGACCGTTCAAGGCTCGCTGGCGATGTCAGATCGCGTGGTGCTGGACATCGCCGTTCAATCACCCTCGCAATCGATGGGTTCAGGGATTTTGGAAATCGAAACGGACGGTGGTTGGTTGCAGATCGACACCTTGGCCGATTCAGCGATCACGCCTGTCCAACGCGTCTCGGGCGCCACCGACTATCGCTCGATCGTCACTCAAAGAGCCACATCCACCTCAACCGCGTCTGAAAAACTTGGTTTGCCAGCGAAGCAAACGACCGCTTCGATCGAGATCCGCCGTGCATCCCAGACAGGGAACGTGAAGACGCCGGAAAAGTCCGCGATCAACCTTCGCTGGATCACTCAGAACAATATCTTTCGAACCAGTGTGCCTTTGGAATTGCCGCTGTCCGATTTCGCGACCGCCCGATCCAGTGCTGGCAACTCATGGGTCATGCATGCCAACCGAGACCTCTTTGCGCCGCTTTGGATCCAGCCAACGGACTCGTCATCGCAGTTCGTTCAGGTGCGTCTGCTGGGCTGGTCCGCCCCCGGGCGTACTTGCCCACCGACAATGAAGTCCGCGCAAGCCCAGCGATGGCTCGCCACCCAAACGCCTCCGACCGAATTGGCGATCCAGCCCAAACTGGCAACCACGTTGGGGCAATGGACCAAGGTCATGTTCCCCGCTGCCAAACTGGAACCGGATGCACCGCCCGTCGCCGTCGCATCACTTTGGTGCGAAGTCACCGACACCGAAAACGATCGCGTGCAATGGATCGACTTGAGTCCTCGGGTGTATCGCCCCGACTCGCTGATTCAACCGGTGGTGGCCTATGACCACAACGCTCGCAAAGTCGATGTGTCGATCAGCGCACTCGCTGGCGTCGATGGATCGACACATGTTCGCATCGAACTGGTTGACCTGCTGACTCATCAGACCGTGGCCCATGGCGAACAAATGATCGCCCCTGATTCTCGCGTCACCAAGTCCTTCTCGTCGGCCGCTTGCAATGGACATCCCATCGGCGTTCGAGTGCTGAGCGATCAGTGGCCGAGTGCGTTTGTGTTTCAGTTGGCAGGCAATCGCAGCGAGCAATTGCTCACCCCAACCGATGATCACGCGGCCGTCATCATCGGGGCTCCTTTGTTGCCCGATGCGCCACCCTCCCGAGACGTTCCACCGGTGATCGTTTCCAAAGACGCTGAAACTGTCTCTGCCGATGTCTGGGTCGACCTCAGCGACAAGCTGTTCCACTACAGCAACGACGTTGTGACATTGGGATTGGATCTGAATGGCGATCGCTACTTGCAAAACGAACCAACCGTTTCGGTCACCACGCCGGCCGCGATCGAATTCACATGGGCCGGTGTGGATCCACTTGGCCAACCAGGACTGCAAAGTCATGTTCGTCCGCATCAACTCAGTGTGCCGGTCGGCGTGGTGCGAAACCAGCGTGCTCCGCTGATCGCCAGCCTGCAACGAGGCGAGCAACTGATTTGGAGCAACCCGATCACGGCCGTGTTTGACACGTTGCCACCCAAGCTGAAGGACGTTCAGATCCGATCACCGTTGCCTGCGATCTTGGGCGGGCCAGTGGAAGTTCGTGTCACCGTTGATGACGCGGGACTCAGTGAAGCGGCTTCCATCCAAGCGGCTTGGGCGACGGCCGGTCAACAGGAGTTCACGCCCGATGTGAAACCCGTTCCTGGGCAACGACTCGGCGATGGAAGCTGGGTCGTGATTCTTCCGACGGACAAGCTGGCATCGGGAACCCACACGTTATTGATGCAAGCAACCGACGCAGCACAAAACCCAGGTCTGATCAAAACACTCGCGATCGAATTGCTCACCGAGGCGGAGTTGCAAGCTCGCCGCGAAGCCGAAGTCACCGTGTTGCAAGGCAAAATCGCCTACGTGACTGTGCCGGTCGCAGGCATGAAAGTCGCGTTGAAAGCGTTGCCAAAAGAAAAGCCTGACAATCCTGACGAAAAAAGCGTGGAACAACCCTCCCAAGCGTCGAATTTACCCCAAGAGGCACTGACCGATGCGAGCGGTCATTTCGTGTTTCCCGCCGTGAAGGCAGGCCAATACGAATTGACATTGGAAGGTCTCTATCGCGGGGATCGCTATCGCAAAAGTGTGGAGGTCGCCGTGAAACCGCCTCAGCCAACTGACCTCCCCACCATCCGCATCGATTGA
- a CDS encoding vWA domain-containing protein — translation MTSNRSPATAKPSMFAIKGSAGRKPLLLGLCLIAMVLVSGGFVASVLSRSARTPIFTLTGVYGPEWDVNAWVAEDLNWIRELGQSTYSVQALPGAGELAGGFWDQADDSIRAALASCPSERPLVFYVNLHGVVNDDGQACWVPPNGSVVDGSTWFPINDFLDRVAQIQSRVDVRPMLLLLECGRLRSHWPAGIADNDFDDRLTETLAQHARNYPESNVTILSSTARGQRSFYSRRGDGDVFTRYVAEGLAGAADGYGTTSRADGLVDTEELHRFVRQQVGGWSQQHRGVAQTPTLHRTASSNPVTVARASRGRFGASYVKTPPPSKDETDRLKAAIDSVVVLGKHDPSSVDAHAWSQIQRTMHAITQSVYGGEAAKASSARWYSRLDRQLQGLRQEIANRASESSHFADVEMDREAERVWSTIAKQPTRETTAELLDDLDDDKVMPVPMLYAIYQAGEQSRTDPNTSELSFWRHPDWIQRTAKAQTEWLHVVRRLPDAIFPAVDQITLDVQQSRRHLADTILASTVSSDVNPIKPGHDGDAHDSVTSALSDFERVVKERRDILAGLVDAWQTRDRAFSELPYLFQSIDEEATALVTHEKHGVNEANLNDVITLDKLLNEFIDGKQVWSTETHDQIVIAAKRADEFLEHMGGSFQTSTASMLLTSDPYQAMRVEKQLRETDEKLAMKPFEPLHQSAGHDHEDDHQHGSDKHISDDFLAVLLGLDPDETSPSDVRRRLRSLTSVDHDHAWRHVVSIVVDEAFSQVIADHQRTSRQWRLACRIDEVLGDFWYAPTSNGTAYFDATAQTLLKLAKPEDNETPDWKSIERSVTAKMEARRTASTKGLIVRATSQPSFLDQQTQSVSVKLDTADGQGDLPEGIAVMSIHRDGIKTSDAQQAVSIHATDAPTNVELTLAVDQKRPSLAEVNFRGNRYQSSVMSSGTAFGVTSRGQTVQDGAEITIRDAMDAGRAITFVMDCSASMNDPLGEEMGRSALGAQRASKFEAARSAVYEMMRRLQPGPSQVGLVLYGHRMAIRAGDPAKDSGDGSGQTTLLQKRYHKRFPFPPTIQPFEDVEVALPTGRFDTAELELARQHFDAAVPWGQTPLYLSIWKAMEDISRTGDGVRKDVVVISDGRNYQFNPTPEAIFSIGQLVTQAKTLGVQVHVIGYGLASHEAAAAAIEFEALASGTGGQSITDIKEATELLKRLEELSSSESFELQLADGTKHVGTFGDTITLPGVQSVNTSVTATVGDKSTVLAVSPGDQLDLIANQMEHPLATLSYLNGAPQFSVLATPEGHATTVRMGVHTPTIQENRCRFQLSMQRTDAQVSDRPLSMWVEVHPVRQGNSGQKQSPEVAYRNGAFEWLAGKPCPVAEFECLGWPSDAVGYQINTWCSAKRLASETMSVAAGSQPKQTKTLANYPGVKVHLSRQGDEVSVGLEYPTSQAPDHDSMLIVHVEDAGSQDHWYDDSGQRSFHVFRQTDPTAEVQIELQSIAEMKRQSVRTLQPVDGSMFPSVATLGATSRR, via the coding sequence ATGACGAGTAATCGCAGCCCCGCCACCGCCAAACCGTCCATGTTTGCGATCAAAGGATCTGCGGGCCGCAAACCGTTGTTGCTGGGGCTTTGCTTGATTGCAATGGTCTTGGTCAGCGGGGGATTCGTCGCGTCGGTGCTGTCACGCTCGGCCCGAACACCGATCTTCACCCTGACGGGGGTGTATGGTCCTGAGTGGGATGTGAACGCTTGGGTCGCCGAAGATTTGAATTGGATACGGGAGTTGGGCCAAAGCACGTACTCGGTCCAGGCCTTGCCCGGTGCTGGCGAGTTGGCGGGTGGATTTTGGGATCAGGCCGATGACTCCATTCGAGCGGCGCTCGCTTCATGCCCGAGTGAACGCCCTCTGGTTTTCTATGTCAATTTGCACGGCGTTGTGAATGACGACGGGCAAGCGTGCTGGGTGCCACCCAACGGATCTGTCGTGGATGGTTCCACGTGGTTTCCGATCAATGATTTTTTGGATCGAGTCGCGCAGATTCAGTCTCGTGTTGACGTTCGGCCGATGTTGTTGCTGCTCGAATGCGGTCGGCTGCGGTCGCACTGGCCTGCCGGAATTGCCGATAACGACTTTGATGATCGGTTGACCGAGACACTGGCACAACACGCTCGCAACTATCCCGAATCCAACGTCACCATTCTTTCGTCGACGGCACGTGGACAACGTAGTTTCTATTCGCGACGTGGCGATGGGGATGTATTCACCCGATACGTTGCCGAAGGATTGGCGGGTGCCGCGGATGGCTATGGGACAACGAGTCGGGCGGACGGTTTGGTCGATACCGAAGAACTGCATCGCTTCGTCCGCCAGCAAGTTGGCGGATGGTCGCAGCAGCATCGCGGCGTGGCCCAAACACCGACACTGCATCGAACCGCGTCGTCCAATCCGGTCACCGTCGCACGCGCCAGCCGCGGGCGTTTTGGAGCGTCATACGTCAAAACGCCTCCACCGTCCAAGGATGAAACCGATCGATTGAAAGCGGCGATTGATTCGGTCGTCGTTCTCGGGAAACACGACCCAAGTTCGGTCGACGCACACGCATGGTCACAGATCCAGCGCACGATGCACGCGATCACTCAATCGGTTTATGGTGGAGAAGCAGCAAAGGCATCGAGTGCTAGATGGTACAGTCGACTCGATCGGCAACTGCAGGGACTCCGCCAAGAAATCGCGAATCGGGCGAGCGAGTCATCTCACTTTGCGGACGTCGAAATGGACCGCGAAGCGGAGCGAGTTTGGTCCACGATCGCAAAGCAACCGACGCGAGAAACCACCGCCGAACTGCTGGATGATTTGGACGACGACAAAGTGATGCCGGTGCCGATGCTGTACGCGATTTATCAGGCGGGCGAGCAATCACGAACCGATCCGAACACTTCCGAATTGAGTTTTTGGAGACATCCCGATTGGATCCAACGCACCGCCAAGGCGCAAACCGAATGGTTGCACGTGGTGCGTCGTCTCCCCGACGCGATCTTTCCTGCCGTTGATCAAATCACGTTGGACGTGCAGCAAAGTCGGCGACATCTGGCGGACACAATTTTGGCGTCGACCGTGTCGTCGGATGTCAATCCGATCAAGCCTGGACACGATGGGGACGCACACGATTCAGTCACGTCGGCGTTGTCGGATTTCGAACGAGTCGTCAAAGAACGCCGAGACATTTTGGCGGGTTTGGTCGATGCGTGGCAGACTCGAGATCGAGCGTTTTCGGAATTGCCGTATCTGTTTCAATCGATCGACGAAGAAGCAACGGCATTGGTAACGCATGAAAAACACGGCGTGAATGAAGCAAACCTGAACGATGTCATCACGCTGGACAAGCTGCTGAACGAGTTCATCGATGGCAAGCAGGTTTGGTCCACAGAGACTCATGATCAGATCGTGATTGCTGCCAAACGGGCGGATGAGTTCTTGGAACACATGGGCGGATCATTTCAAACGTCGACGGCGTCGATGTTGCTGACTTCTGATCCCTATCAGGCGATGCGGGTGGAGAAACAGCTTCGTGAGACGGATGAAAAGCTGGCGATGAAGCCCTTCGAACCATTGCATCAGTCGGCGGGACATGATCACGAGGACGACCACCAACACGGATCGGACAAACACATCAGCGACGATTTCCTGGCGGTTTTGTTGGGATTGGATCCAGATGAGACCAGCCCATCGGATGTTCGCCGGCGTTTGCGTTCATTGACCTCGGTTGATCACGACCATGCGTGGCGGCATGTGGTTTCGATCGTCGTGGACGAAGCGTTTTCGCAAGTGATTGCGGATCATCAAAGAACGTCACGGCAGTGGCGGTTGGCTTGTCGAATCGACGAGGTGCTGGGTGATTTCTGGTACGCACCGACAAGCAATGGCACAGCCTACTTTGACGCAACCGCTCAAACGTTGTTGAAGTTGGCCAAACCCGAAGACAATGAGACGCCGGATTGGAAATCGATTGAGCGATCCGTGACGGCCAAGATGGAGGCTCGCCGGACGGCGTCGACCAAGGGATTGATTGTCCGTGCGACTTCGCAGCCATCGTTCTTGGATCAACAGACCCAGTCGGTTTCAGTGAAGCTTGATACGGCCGACGGCCAGGGTGATCTTCCGGAGGGAATCGCGGTGATGTCGATTCATCGTGATGGCATCAAAACATCCGATGCTCAGCAAGCGGTGTCGATTCACGCGACCGATGCACCGACCAACGTGGAACTGACGCTTGCCGTCGATCAAAAGCGGCCTTCGTTGGCGGAGGTGAACTTTCGAGGCAACCGCTATCAATCCTCCGTCATGTCGTCGGGCACGGCGTTTGGCGTGACCAGTCGCGGTCAAACGGTCCAAGATGGAGCCGAAATCACGATTCGTGACGCGATGGATGCGGGGCGTGCGATCACGTTTGTGATGGATTGTTCGGCATCGATGAACGATCCGTTGGGCGAAGAGATGGGGCGTTCCGCACTGGGAGCACAACGAGCGAGTAAGTTTGAAGCCGCACGATCGGCGGTCTACGAAATGATGCGGCGGTTGCAGCCAGGGCCATCACAGGTTGGTTTGGTTCTGTATGGTCATCGGATGGCGATTCGTGCGGGTGATCCAGCAAAAGATTCAGGCGATGGAAGTGGTCAAACAACTCTGTTGCAGAAACGCTATCACAAGCGATTCCCTTTCCCGCCGACAATTCAACCGTTTGAAGATGTCGAGGTTGCTTTGCCGACGGGACGTTTTGACACAGCGGAATTGGAGCTCGCCCGTCAACACTTTGATGCAGCCGTTCCGTGGGGGCAGACGCCGCTCTATCTTTCGATTTGGAAGGCGATGGAGGACATCAGTCGAACCGGCGATGGTGTTCGCAAAGACGTCGTGGTGATCTCTGACGGTCGCAACTACCAATTCAATCCAACCCCCGAAGCGATCTTCTCGATTGGTCAGTTGGTGACTCAGGCGAAGACACTGGGCGTCCAAGTTCATGTCATTGGGTATGGACTGGCTAGCCACGAGGCCGCGGCCGCAGCGATTGAGTTCGAGGCTCTCGCGAGCGGCACCGGCGGTCAATCGATCACGGATATCAAAGAAGCGACGGAGTTGCTCAAGCGATTGGAAGAGTTGTCGTCTTCCGAATCATTCGAATTGCAATTGGCTGATGGAACCAAACACGTTGGCACGTTTGGGGACACGATCACGCTGCCCGGAGTTCAGTCCGTTAACACGTCCGTGACCGCGACCGTTGGTGACAAATCAACGGTCCTCGCGGTGTCGCCCGGTGATCAGTTGGACTTGATCGCCAATCAGATGGAGCACCCACTGGCAACCTTGTCATATCTCAATGGGGCTCCTCAATTCAGCGTGCTCGCGACGCCGGAAGGGCATGCCACTACGGTTCGGATGGGAGTGCACACGCCGACAATTCAAGAGAATCGATGTCGTTTTCAATTGTCGATGCAACGAACCGACGCTCAGGTTTCTGACCGTCCACTTTCGATGTGGGTGGAGGTTCACCCGGTGCGACAAGGTAACTCTGGCCAGAAGCAATCGCCTGAAGTGGCTTATCGAAATGGTGCGTTTGAATGGTTGGCGGGCAAGCCGTGCCCGGTCGCTGAATTCGAATGCTTGGGTTGGCCAAGCGATGCGGTGGGTTATCAGATCAACACGTGGTGTTCTGCCAAGCGTTTGGCAAGCGAAACCATGTCCGTCGCTGCGGGATCACAACCGAAACAGACCAAGACGTTGGCGAATTATCCTGGCGTGAAGGTTCATCTGAGTCGCCAAGGGGACGAGGTTTCGGTTGGGTTGGAGTATCCTACCTCGCAGGCCCCTGATCACGATTCGATGTTGATCGTTCATGTTGAGGATGCTGGCTCGCAAGACCATTGGTACGACGACAGCGGCCAGCGAAGCTTTCACGTTTTCCGGCAAACCGACCCGACCGCAGAGGTGCAGATCGAATTGCAATCGATCGCGGAAATGAAGCGTCAATCGGTTCGCACGCTCCAGCCAGTTGACGGTTCGATGTTCCCAAGTGTTGCGACGCTGGGAGCAACGAGTCGACGATAG